The following proteins come from a genomic window of Halorussus halophilus:
- a CDS encoding DNA polymerase Y family protein encodes MSGGPRLPGTSDEERADRIVLHVDMDCFYAACERRREPELRGEPVVVGMGYEGGETYGAVATASYEAREYGVESAQAISTALERLPRRAEADGEDGDEERSDPEDLEDTGYYRPVDIDYYEEVAAEVKEILHDSADVVREVSIDEAYLDVTDRTAWEVAEGFARHVKNRIDREVGVAASVGVAPNMSAAKIASDHDKPDGLVVVEPGQVREFLAPLDVAEIHGVGPVTARELREMGIETAGDLADADRRALEDRFGERGAEMYRRARGDDEREVTPRGRPKSFSRESAFTEATDDIERKREQVSTLAEAVADRASRKGVMYRTIGIKAVTPPYDVNTRAKSLPGPVDDPELVEEVALELLAEFEDDVVRKVGVRVSNLSFADAEQASLSGWEGVDGGGSGDGGERSEDDRERLGDVGEPSNPTEGTAERDTQGNPTLEDYADADASDAATGTNANADTDSEDAETDPEGQSSLQDF; translated from the coding sequence ATGTCCGGTGGCCCGCGATTGCCGGGGACGAGCGACGAAGAGCGGGCCGACCGAATCGTCCTCCACGTGGACATGGACTGCTTCTACGCGGCCTGCGAGCGTCGGCGGGAACCCGAGTTACGGGGCGAACCAGTCGTCGTCGGCATGGGCTACGAAGGCGGCGAGACCTACGGCGCGGTCGCCACTGCGAGCTACGAAGCCCGCGAGTACGGCGTCGAGAGTGCCCAAGCGATTAGCACGGCGCTGGAGCGGCTTCCGAGAAGAGCGGAAGCAGACGGGGAGGACGGTGATGAAGAGCGATCCGACCCCGAGGACCTCGAAGACACCGGCTACTACCGGCCGGTGGACATCGACTACTACGAGGAGGTCGCGGCCGAAGTCAAAGAAATCCTTCACGATTCGGCCGACGTCGTCCGTGAGGTGAGCATCGACGAGGCGTATCTCGACGTGACCGACCGTACTGCGTGGGAAGTCGCGGAAGGATTCGCCCGGCACGTCAAAAATCGAATCGACCGAGAGGTCGGCGTCGCCGCGAGCGTCGGGGTCGCCCCGAACATGTCGGCCGCGAAAATCGCCAGCGACCACGACAAACCAGACGGCTTGGTCGTCGTGGAACCCGGTCAAGTGCGGGAGTTCCTCGCACCGCTCGACGTGGCCGAGATTCACGGCGTCGGCCCAGTCACGGCCCGCGAGTTGCGTGAGATGGGCATCGAAACGGCGGGCGACCTCGCGGACGCCGACCGGCGCGCGCTCGAAGACCGTTTCGGCGAGCGCGGCGCGGAGATGTACCGGCGAGCGCGCGGCGACGACGAACGAGAGGTGACACCGAGGGGTCGTCCGAAGAGTTTCTCGCGAGAGTCGGCGTTCACCGAAGCCACGGACGACATCGAGCGAAAACGCGAGCAAGTCAGCACGCTCGCAGAAGCAGTCGCCGACCGCGCGAGTCGCAAGGGCGTCATGTACCGAACCATCGGCATCAAGGCCGTGACGCCGCCGTACGACGTGAACACTCGCGCGAAGTCGCTCCCAGGGCCGGTAGACGACCCCGAACTCGTGGAAGAAGTCGCGCTCGAACTGCTGGCGGAGTTCGAGGACGACGTGGTTCGAAAGGTCGGCGTTCGCGTGTCGAATCTCTCCTTTGCCGACGCGGAGCAAGCGAGCCTTTCGGGGTGGGAGGGAGTCGATGGGGGCGGGTCCGGAGACGGCGGGGAGCGTTCGGAAGACGATAGGGAGCGTTTAGGAGACGTTGGCGAACCGTCGAACCCCACCGAGGGGACCGCAGAGAGGGATACACAGGGAAATCCGACGTTGGAGGACTACGCTGACGCCGACGCCTCAGACGCTGCGACCGGAACAAACGCAAACGCAGACACAGACTCCGAAGACGCCGAGACGGACCCCGAAGGCCAGTCGTCGCTACAGGACTTCTGA
- a CDS encoding lamin tail domain-containing protein, whose translation MQRRSYLKLLAGAVTTTSVSTGTTLAADSKLESGTWYDATITDNIDGDTVDVELDSDGTQYNIRTLGMDTPEKSGNTRYEQVEGWEGIEDEAYLETWGNNASDFAKNELPVGTNVQIAVDSESEEIDQYDRLLAKIRYDRTGDGSMDTVYNKYAVEQGYARVYCASMSNTDEYWDAENDARANDVGVWQQSDPSTTSEVRDNDVAQTFHPNTTSVKTNSGAIADSRVPIWAESEATQTLESGAVDYGIGSIPLVGVDAANNLALFGSQPIQEDHEDMSDHLEHFVFVTNLIDSLTDGDRSGMVLVDGGHHQFNADHSCSSEDTVFYQRYLEGQGIELASINSFGDSTGPNLTDARAVIVTSPEDSFTSAEITELQNLISDGGAVILMGSYKSTASQRSNLDDVASGVGSDLRLNEDEVTDSTNNVNDDSDFITSANHNTTDFSLWSAYSGSSTGYVLSIDRVVRNADSLNEEYVDVTNDGASSLDLSGWTMDNEEGESYTFPDGFSLAAGDTVRVHTGSGTDSSTDLYWGASMFRWDNDADRCAIYDGNGNLAQDSSWSVQDVIIPGIDGDNEWVDFENVSDDSVDMTGWSVEDEAGNTYNFPDSFSLASGDTVRLHTGSGTDSSTDLYWGSSYVWNNDGDTAYLYDASGNLVQKRTYPAPYSVSVTDMSLDEETLNDEWVDITNEGSSVLDMSGFSLEDEAGYDYVFPDSFTLGAGDTVRVHTGEGTDTATDLYWGYGIGVWNDDGDTAYVYDDNEVLADKQNSADLGGGSSSKIVVGEIDADGSSTSSEWVEFDNTGSTDQDMTGWTVEDEAGHTYTFPDNYTLTAGGTVRLYTDSGTDSSTDGELYWDTSYIWNNSGDTVYLYEPDGTLHTSKSY comes from the coding sequence ATGCAACGGCGAAGTTATCTCAAGCTGTTGGCCGGAGCGGTGACGACCACATCGGTCAGCACTGGAACAACTCTCGCAGCGGATTCGAAGCTCGAGTCGGGCACGTGGTACGACGCAACCATCACCGACAACATCGACGGTGACACGGTAGACGTCGAACTCGATAGCGACGGCACCCAGTATAACATCCGAACGCTCGGTATGGACACTCCCGAAAAGTCGGGGAACACTCGCTACGAGCAGGTCGAGGGGTGGGAAGGAATCGAGGACGAGGCGTACCTCGAAACCTGGGGGAACAACGCCTCTGACTTCGCGAAGAACGAACTCCCGGTCGGAACGAATGTCCAGATAGCGGTGGACTCCGAGTCCGAAGAGATCGACCAGTACGACCGGCTACTTGCGAAGATTCGGTACGACCGGACCGGCGACGGGTCGATGGACACCGTGTACAACAAGTATGCGGTCGAACAGGGGTACGCGCGGGTCTACTGTGCGAGCATGAGCAACACCGACGAGTACTGGGACGCCGAGAACGACGCCCGCGCGAACGACGTTGGCGTCTGGCAGCAGAGCGACCCGTCGACCACCTCGGAAGTACGTGACAACGACGTGGCCCAGACGTTCCATCCGAACACGACGAGTGTGAAGACGAACAGTGGTGCCATCGCGGATTCGCGCGTCCCGATTTGGGCCGAATCGGAGGCGACCCAGACGCTCGAAAGCGGCGCGGTCGATTACGGGATCGGGTCGATTCCGCTGGTTGGCGTCGATGCCGCGAACAACCTCGCGCTGTTCGGTAGTCAGCCGATTCAGGAGGACCACGAAGACATGTCGGACCACCTCGAACACTTCGTGTTCGTGACGAACCTCATCGACTCGCTGACGGATGGCGACCGTTCGGGGATGGTCCTCGTGGACGGTGGCCACCACCAGTTCAACGCCGACCACTCCTGTTCCTCCGAAGACACCGTCTTCTACCAGCGGTACCTCGAAGGGCAGGGCATCGAACTGGCGAGCATCAACAGCTTCGGCGACTCCACTGGGCCGAACCTCACCGACGCGAGAGCGGTCATCGTCACCAGTCCAGAGGACAGCTTCACGTCCGCCGAGATAACCGAGTTGCAGAACCTCATCAGCGACGGCGGAGCGGTCATTCTGATGGGTAGCTACAAGTCCACAGCGTCCCAGCGGTCGAACCTCGACGACGTGGCGAGCGGCGTCGGGTCGGACCTGCGCCTCAACGAGGACGAGGTCACGGACAGTACGAACAACGTCAACGACGACAGCGACTTCATCACCTCGGCGAACCACAACACGACCGATTTCTCGCTGTGGAGCGCCTACTCCGGCAGTTCCACGGGGTACGTCCTCTCCATCGACCGAGTCGTGCGCAACGCCGACTCGCTGAACGAGGAGTACGTGGACGTGACGAACGATGGGGCCTCCTCGCTCGACCTGAGTGGGTGGACGATGGACAACGAGGAAGGTGAGAGCTACACCTTCCCGGACGGTTTCTCGCTCGCGGCGGGCGACACCGTCCGCGTCCACACCGGCAGCGGCACCGACTCGTCCACCGACCTCTACTGGGGTGCCTCGATGTTCCGCTGGGACAACGACGCCGACAGATGCGCCATCTACGACGGCAACGGCAACCTCGCGCAGGACTCCTCGTGGAGCGTCCAGGACGTCATCATCCCCGGCATCGACGGGGACAACGAGTGGGTGGACTTCGAGAACGTCAGCGACGACAGCGTGGACATGACAGGTTGGTCCGTCGAAGACGAGGCTGGAAACACCTACAACTTCCCCGACAGCTTCAGCCTCGCGTCCGGCGACACGGTGCGACTCCACACCGGGAGCGGCACCGACTCGTCCACCGACCTCTACTGGGGCAGCAGCTACGTCTGGAACAACGACGGCGACACGGCGTACCTCTACGACGCCAGCGGGAACCTCGTGCAGAAACGAACCTACCCGGCACCGTACAGCGTCTCCGTCACCGACATGAGCCTCGACGAAGAGACGCTCAACGACGAGTGGGTGGACATCACGAACGAGGGGTCGTCGGTCCTCGACATGTCCGGATTCTCCCTCGAAGACGAGGCGGGGTACGACTACGTCTTCCCCGACTCGTTCACGCTCGGTGCAGGCGACACCGTTCGCGTCCACACCGGCGAGGGAACGGACACGGCCACCGACCTCTACTGGGGCTACGGTATCGGCGTCTGGAACGACGACGGCGACACGGCCTACGTCTACGACGACAACGAAGTGCTGGCAGACAAGCAGAACTCCGCGGACCTCGGTGGCGGCAGTAGCTCGAAGATAGTCGTCGGCGAAATCGACGCGGACGGCTCTTCGACCAGCAGCGAGTGGGTCGAGTTCGACAACACTGGCTCCACCGACCAAGACATGACTGGCTGGACCGTCGAAGACGAAGCGGGCCACACCTACACCTTCCCGGACAACTACACCCTCACTGCAGGAGGAACGGTCCGTCTGTACACCGATAGCGGCACCGACTCCAGTACCGACGGCGAACTCTATTGGGACACCAGCTACATCTGGAACAACAGCGGAGACACCGTCTACCTCTACGAACCGGACGGCACCCTCCACACGAGTAAGTCCTACTGA
- a CDS encoding DUF6663 family protein — translation MEDDGSYRVLAAPEVGGLRLLDRETYEPVVTAESGHDASVDALEPGYLVDVNLDWSTSEPTIQSFSVRRETLYVFADEIDPVFEVAQEAWADAQMAGDSMNSRVTRNTDNEVNGVLYVFGESEMTSMFESFRDGSRPLEPLVDKVNEREGDEERGVFVLRPAIEEFVIVVIALAKGGTYARTIRDTYEL, via the coding sequence ATGGAAGACGACGGGAGCTATCGCGTGCTCGCTGCGCCGGAGGTCGGTGGACTTCGCCTGCTCGACCGGGAGACGTACGAACCGGTCGTCACTGCGGAGTCGGGTCACGACGCGTCGGTAGACGCACTCGAACCGGGCTATCTCGTGGATGTCAACTTGGATTGGTCTACGAGCGAGCCGACGATTCAGTCGTTTTCAGTTCGAAGAGAGACGCTGTACGTCTTCGCGGACGAAATCGACCCCGTGTTCGAGGTCGCCCAAGAGGCGTGGGCCGACGCACAGATGGCTGGCGACTCGATGAACAGTCGCGTGACTCGCAACACAGACAACGAGGTGAACGGCGTGCTGTACGTGTTCGGCGAGAGCGAGATGACCAGCATGTTCGAGTCGTTCCGAGACGGGTCGCGGCCACTGGAACCGCTTGTGGACAAGGTGAACGAACGTGAGGGAGATGAGGAGAGGGGGGTGTTCGTGCTTCGGCCAGCGATCGAGGAATTCGTCATCGTCGTGATTGCGTTGGCGAAAGGTGGGACGTATGCGAGGACGATTCGGGATACGTACGAGTTGTGA
- a CDS encoding DUF5795 family protein, with protein MTGNRVVQGRMVTPKALAEIIEGDDVMDAEAIEDADRECPECGSDVLKVGYMPSVTAFVTGWKCQECDWSETDED; from the coding sequence ATGACCGGCAACCGCGTCGTGCAGGGTCGCATGGTGACGCCGAAGGCACTCGCCGAGATTATCGAAGGCGACGACGTGATGGACGCCGAAGCCATCGAAGACGCCGACCGAGAGTGTCCGGAATGTGGCAGTGACGTGCTGAAAGTCGGCTACATGCCGAGCGTGACGGCGTTCGTCACCGGATGGAAGTGCCAAGAGTGCGATTGGTCCGAGACCGACGAGGACTGA
- a CDS encoding DUF5794 domain-containing protein, translating into MSSSQHPVALRMERQVGGATKLLATVMGLPLVDGIFPALVLAGALSSPAGILQVGLLVFGGSATVAVILAEMDGSPREQALSVGIVGVGIIGLAALEAAFAPTIESVLNLELFKRFAALVMAAIAAKTASSTIGEYLPRPAVIVGLGMIASFQPSGLTGIQLGLANAERILHAAAAAGVGVGFAMAVALTSPWLRGVVDIDRFRFGSAVALGLLPLSILGHPLGQAPLVVLAVTSLLAYDPSSQSEVEGVEDGEFDVEENDDELSDVQPLSDPSPTPDGTSARRSSGTGAQAMVTDGAGDSQTDPEEAGYGYPGEDSDAAREP; encoded by the coding sequence ATGAGTAGCTCACAACATCCGGTCGCCCTACGCATGGAGCGGCAGGTCGGTGGCGCGACGAAGTTGCTCGCGACGGTCATGGGCCTGCCGCTGGTCGATGGCATCTTCCCCGCGCTGGTGTTGGCTGGCGCGCTCTCCAGCCCCGCGGGCATCCTGCAAGTCGGACTGCTCGTCTTCGGCGGGAGTGCCACGGTCGCCGTCATCCTCGCCGAGATGGACGGTTCGCCGCGTGAGCAGGCACTCTCGGTCGGTATCGTCGGCGTCGGTATAATCGGCTTGGCGGCGCTCGAAGCCGCCTTCGCGCCGACTATCGAGAGCGTGCTGAACCTCGAACTCTTCAAGCGATTCGCCGCGCTCGTGATGGCGGCCATCGCCGCGAAGACCGCGAGTTCGACCATCGGCGAGTACCTACCCCGTCCGGCGGTCATCGTCGGCTTGGGTATGATAGCGAGCTTCCAACCAAGTGGGCTCACTGGAATCCAACTCGGACTGGCCAACGCCGAGCGGATTCTACACGCGGCCGCGGCCGCTGGGGTCGGTGTCGGCTTCGCAATGGCTGTCGCCCTAACGAGTCCGTGGCTCCGCGGCGTCGTGGACATCGACCGCTTCCGCTTCGGGAGCGCCGTCGCGCTAGGACTGCTCCCGTTGTCGATACTCGGCCATCCGCTCGGACAGGCCCCACTGGTCGTGCTGGCCGTGACCAGTCTACTGGCCTACGACCCCAGTTCCCAGAGCGAGGTGGAAGGCGTCGAGGACGGCGAATTCGACGTGGAGGAGAACGACGACGAACTCTCCGACGTGCAACCTCTGTCTGACCCGTCGCCGACGCCGGACGGGACGAGTGCGCGACGTAGTTCCGGAACGGGTGCGCAAGCGATGGTCACCGACGGTGCAGGTGACTCCCAGACCGACCCCGAAGAAGCCGGATACGGCTACCCCGGCGAAGATTCGGACGCAGCGCGCGAACCGTAG